The following coding sequences are from one Formosa haliotis window:
- a CDS encoding DUF3298 and DUF4163 domain-containing protein, protein MSLKYCKLLIVCSLLILTSCNEKKEITFSEQSISTPSNVIVDINIPKAEGDSDIAKNINTTLLNHVSSAIQFNQEEQLINPLEDNINSFNTEYTNFKNQFPESAQEWEAQIDGEVMFKSPDLISISLTSYTNTGGAHGILVISFLNFDGKTGALIENEHLFKDQNQFKEFAKPYFDNEIADKKDMYFDSETFSLPQNIGYSADGLILLYNTYEVAPYATGITEFVIPFSKANSYLKFNGF, encoded by the coding sequence ATGTCCCTTAAATATTGTAAACTCCTTATCGTTTGTTCACTTTTAATTCTGACTTCTTGTAACGAAAAAAAAGAAATTACGTTTTCTGAACAATCCATATCCACTCCCTCCAACGTTATTGTTGATATAAATATTCCGAAAGCAGAAGGGGATAGCGACATCGCTAAAAACATTAACACTACACTATTAAATCATGTGTCGTCTGCTATTCAATTTAATCAGGAAGAACAACTAATAAATCCATTAGAAGACAACATAAACAGCTTTAATACAGAATACACCAATTTTAAAAACCAATTTCCTGAAAGTGCCCAAGAATGGGAAGCACAAATAGACGGAGAAGTTATGTTTAAATCTCCAGACCTTATAAGCATCTCATTAACTTCTTATACAAATACTGGGGGCGCACATGGTATTCTTGTTATTAGTTTTTTAAATTTTGATGGGAAAACAGGAGCACTTATTGAAAACGAACACCTTTTTAAAGACCAAAATCAATTCAAAGAATTTGCCAAACCTTATTTCGATAATGAAATTGCCGACAAAAAGGATATGTATTTCGATTCTGAAACCTTTTCCTTACCACAAAACATAGGATATAGTGCAGATGGGCTCATTTTACTCTACAACACATACGAGGTAGCCCCTTATGCTACAGGAATTACAGAGTTTGTTATTCCGTTTAGCAAGGCTAATTCTTATTTAAAGTTTAATGGCTTTTAA